The following DNA comes from Paenibacillus crassostreae.
TCTGCTTGTTCCAAACCCTGTCTCAAGGCTCTATATGTTGCTTCCCTGAAATCCCCACCCGATGTGTGCTTATTATGAGCCCTTCCCGTCAACAGAGTCACAATAACGTCAGTTAGCGGTGAGCCTGTTAGTAAACCATGATGTTCCCGTTCAAAAAGATGATGACGAATCAAATTCTGGTTACCGACAGACAAATCATCAGCATGGCAAGCATTTTTAAACCGAATTCCACTGTTTCTCTCACCCGGTCGTAATTGGATATGCACCTCAGCATAATGCCCTAAGGGTTCAAAATGACCGTAACCGACCACCTCTGTACCAATCGTTTCTTTATATAGAATTTCCGGTTGCTCAAATTTAACATTTAAGCTAAACCGTTCCTTGACGATTTGCTCCAAAACTTCAAGTTGAATTTTTCCCATCACATGAAGTTGAATTTCCTGCAAACTTTCTTCCCAGATCACATTGAGAGAAGGATCTTCAGCATTCAACATTTTAAAATATGTTAAAGCTTCTTTTACATGGACAGTAGGTTCAAAAATGATCTTAGATTTTAAAGTCGGTACCATTTCGTAGACCATTCTTTCTTTCAAAATTCCTACATCATCACCGACAGTGGTCATTGATAAGCCAATAACTGCAAATAGCTCTCCTGCTTCAACCTGATTCACCGCCTTATACTCACGTCCATTATAAACACGGATTTGTGTGATTTTCTCGGTCACTACATTCTCTTCATCACCGTAATTTATCGAATCTCTTACTTTTAGCGTTCCACTTAATGCTTTGATATAAGTAATTCTTGCTCCATGATCATCATGACGAATACGATAGACACGACCAGCAAATGCCCCCTCACTTGAATAATCGGTTACCGTGAGTAGATCCAGCTTCTGCAGAAATTCATCTACACCTATTCCTTGAAGAGCAGAACCACATGCATAAGGGAATATGATTTGTTCTTGAATCAAGCGCTTCATCGTATTTAACCATAGATCCTTACTGTAACCATTCTCCATATAATGTTCCAGTAGAACTTCATCGCGTTCTGCGATAAAATCAACTAGCTCCTCGCTCATCCCGCCATCTTCAAATAGTGAATCAGTCATATTACATACATCTTTTGTGAAATTCGTCTGAATATCTTGCAAGACTTGATGAACATCAGCACCTACCCGATCTGTTTTATTAATGAAAAAGAAGCAAGGGACCTGATATTTACGCAGAAGCTCCCACACGATCTCGGTCTGGCCTTCGATTCCTTCCACCGCACTAATAATAATGATCGCAACATCCATCGCCTGAATTGCCCGCTCCATCTCAGGTGAGAAATCAATATGTCCTGGTGTATCGATCAGATAATAATTAGAAGCACCGTAGGTGAACATTCCCTGATCCGAGAACACCGTAATCCCCCGTTGCTGTTCGATTTGATGGCTATCCAAAAATGAACTCTTATGATCTACTCGGCCACGCTGTTTAATACTCTTTGTATTATATAATAGTTGTTCCGAGAAGGTTGTCTTCCCGGCATCAACATGCGCTAGTATTCCAATGGTTTTGTTCATCGTTTACCCTCTCATCTATCATATTTATATAGATTATAGAGTTTAGAAGTATTAATCAACCGGTATCTCAATTATCTGATTATATGTTTTCATGTAATGCATACCTTCAACTAGCAGATATTCAGGTTCGATCATGGTATCAAATAACAAGGTACGTTCCTTCAATTGACGTCCATCTTCTTGCTTTGTATAGATTTGATTTCTTGTCGTATTTAAAACCGTGTTCTTGTTTTCCGTTTGTATTGATACACCATCAAGCATCACATCTTCATCTGTAACGATGGTTATCTCAACCCCTTGCGATGTCGTGTACACATCTTTCACCCATAATTTTCGAGTATCATCAATAGAAAACGGCTTATCGCCTACAGAAGCAAGGCTAAGCTTTTCTTCTAGTTTTTTATATCCAACAAACTCCTTCATGACTAGTTCTAGCGTATCCAGTTGTTCTGGTAATGTATCGTAACGAATATCAAACTTTTTACCACTAAGTGAAGAGCTAGCACTACTCCCTAAGATTTCTATAGGTGTTCCATTCGCAATTAATTCTATTCCGTATAACTCGCCGCCATTCACTCTATCAAAATTCTCGACATTCAATGATCCCTTGACTACTGTCATAGTAGGAGTTGCTGTTATCGAATGGAATCTAATACTACCTCTGTCAACTTTAAAAGTATCCTTTATTGTCTTTTTAATCCCAGTTTGCATGGCTTCGTCTGGATGATAATCAAAAGTAATAACATCTTCTTTCATCTGGTTGTTCTCTATTTCTTGCCAAAAGTGTAATGTTAAATTTTTGGCAAAGGGACTCACAGGTTCAAAGAACATCGTTCCCTTGATCTCAGTATGATCCTCATTCACAATTGACGTACCGGATTCCATAAATGAATTCGTTAAAAACCCGGATATGTTTGACGGTCTAAAATGCTCTATATCACTGTCCTCCTCTACCCCATCAGGATTGGATAATGTGTAATACATAATCAATTGATTGACATCCGACATAAGCCCATTAATCGTTAGCATAGTGCCATTCGCTAGTGTTGTTGTCTCGTCCACAATTTGCCCCATACCTGCTTCATTCAGTTCTTTGAGCGTTCCATTAATAATTTCATCAAAGCCTAATAACTTCTTGCCATAATAAGCAAAAGCATTATAATTATTTCCTACGATAACCATGAAAATGATGGCGATCGCTACGACCTTCCACATTGGAGTGATTCGTTTCGTTCTTTTTGGAGTAGCTGTATTCAATGCATTTCTTAATCTCATTTCTAATTCTTCAGGTGCTTTTAAGGAGTCCATGCGCTGCTTCTCATCCACTAATTGTTGCTCAATGCTATTCATCAACATCACCCCTCTCAAGATCTCTTAGCTTCTTCAATCCTTGAAATATTCTTGATTTAACAGTCCCAATCGAAACATCGGTCGTGTCAGCTATGGTCTGATTATCGAGATCATGTAAGTACTTTAATTGGATCGCTTCTCTTTGATCTTGATTGATGTTCAATAACAATGTCTGAATATCCATTTGTTGATCACGACTACGATAAGGATCACTGGACTCAGATTGGCTTATTCCGTTCTCACCAGCCACATTTCAATTCTCTATCAACACCAACTTTTTTTGCTTACGAAGTAAGCTTTTACAACAATTCACTAGAATAGTTTTACTCCAGCTGTAGAAAGATTCTTCTTTCTTAAGTTGCTCGATCTTGTCATATAGTCTAACGATCATATCTTCCATTGCATCCATAGCATCATGCTCATTCCCCATATAGGTGAAAGCAAGTTTATAATAAGCTTCTTTCTCAGCCATTATTAATTGAAGTAAGGCTTCTTTATCTCCCTTTTTCGCCCTTTTCACCGATCGAACGACATTCATTCCTTCACCTCTCTCCACTATAAGAGTCATGAGCATAGTAAAAAGTTCATTTTCCTAAGCATTATTATATTTTAAAATAGAAAAAAGGCGTAATTCTAATGAATTACACCCATCAACCCGATCCGTCCATGAACCGCTTAGAAAAATAAGTTCCTACATAAAATCTGTTGATGTACCAAGAACTTCCCATTCAGTCAAAGATTTTTGGAGACTCGTGATTTTATTGTTAGCTACATCATAGGCATCCTGTCCAAGGAAAAGATGTACGGGTGGGTTCTCTGACTCTGTTACTTTGATTAATATATCCATCGCTTTTTCTGGATCACCTGGTTGATTCTTATCAAAATCTCTTAGAAAGGCTTCCTGCTCATCCCGCATGGCTTTATAATCATCAATTAGGTTTGTAGTAGTTCCACTAATAGAGCCCTCGGATAAGAAATTCGTACGAAAGTACCCTGGCTTAATGGCAGTTACATGAATTCCGAATGGCTGAACCTCTTGAGACAGAGCTTCACTCATTCCATCTACAGCAAATTTAGTTGCTCCATAAATACCGCCTCCTGCAAAACCATAAAAACCACCTACGGAAGAGAAGTTAATAATGTGCCCAGATCTTTGCTTTCGCAATTGAGGGAGTGCTTGCCTCACAACGTTAAGTGTACCAAATACATTAGTCTCAAAGTTTTTACGGACTAATTCATCCGACACTTCCTCAATAAACCCTATTTGACCATAACCGGCGTTATTGACGACGACATCAAGTCCGCCAAAATATTCAATTGTTGCAGAAATGGCTTGTTGGACATCTTTCTCATCTGTTAAGTCCAGGTTTATAGCAAGAAAGCGATCATGGCTTCCGACTGCTTTTACCAAGTCGGCTTTGGATCTTGAGGTTGCAGCTACTTTATATCCTTGCTCTAATAGTTTTCTGACCAGTATCAATCCCATTCCCTTGGAAGCACCGGTTACAAACCAAATTTTATGACTGCTCATTGTTCTTCACATTCCTTTCCTGATCCTTGTATTGGATTCTTAAGTATCATACTCGTTAAAGTATTGTCTAAGTCAAATAGGTCGACACCATTGAGTAAACAGTTAAAAAGATGTACTTTATACTAGAGTAACTCTAACTATTATGGAGGGGGATAAATAAATGTCCTATACGGTTAAGGATATTTCAACAAAAACAGGGGTAACAGCTCATACACTTCGCTTCTATGAAAAACAGGGAGTCCTGCCTTATGCAGAACGAACTAAAAATGGAATCCGAATGTATGACGAATCGAGTATTGAGTGGATAGAAACCATATTAGCACTGCGTTCGACTGGAATACCTTTAGCTGATTTAAAACACTATGTAGATTTGTATAAAGAAGGGGACAGTACTCTACAACAGCGAAAAGAGATAATGAACAACCACAAAGTAAAAGTCGAGGAACAAATACTTCAGTTAATTAAAACCTTAGGAAGAATCAATTACAAAATGGCATTGTATGACGTACAATTAGAAGAATTGGAAAGGTCGAATTGCACTTTGTGATGTTATTCCAAAAATAGCATCTATGTAGCGATTATTATTGAGTCATCTTCCAACAAAAAAGCGAATTCTTAAAGGTTAAGAACCATTAAGAATTCGCTTTGCCAGCTTTATTTTTCAGGCAGTGGTAACTTAATCAAACTCAAAATAGTGTTGAATGAGAAATACCTTCACCCGATAAGGAGGTAAAATTCAAATTGATAAACAGCACTGTAAATACCAGGTGAACCTGAATTGAGTGTAGGTAATAATCTACCAATCAAGAATCTTCTCATAGCCTGGAAGCTGACTATGAGAAGTTAATTAATCAGAGTGCCGCAACCCGCTGCTGGATGCGCGGAAACAGACCAAAGGCATTCTCGTAAAACACCTTCTCGTGATGTTGCTCAGGTACGAGTCGGCGGACGAATTCTGCATACAGGTCAATTGGTGCGAGTGGCCAATCGGTTCCGAACAACATTTTCTCGTAATGATCGGAGTACACCAGCGCCCGGCGAAAATGGTCCATGTACAAGGGCTCATCCATGAACCGTTCGAAATGGGGCCGATCGCCTACGACGAGCCCGGACAAATCGGCATAGACGTTAGGATTCTTAGCCACCACTTCGGCAGCGTCCATCACCCAGGGATCGCCCAAATGACAGATCATAAAGTTCACACCGCGCTGCTGGTATGCTAATTCATCCACTGTAAGAGGATGCGAATACTTGAGCAATCCATTCATCGAGTACGTATCACCGGTATGAATGACCACCGG
Coding sequences within:
- a CDS encoding GTP-binding protein; translation: MNKTIGILAHVDAGKTTFSEQLLYNTKSIKQRGRVDHKSSFLDSHQIEQQRGITVFSDQGMFTYGASNYYLIDTPGHIDFSPEMERAIQAMDVAIIIISAVEGIEGQTEIVWELLRKYQVPCFFFINKTDRVGADVHQVLQDIQTNFTKDVCNMTDSLFEDGGMSEELVDFIAERDEVLLEHYMENGYSKDLWLNTMKRLIQEQIIFPYACGSALQGIGVDEFLQKLDLLTVTDYSSEGAFAGRVYRIRHDDHGARITYIKALSGTLKVRDSINYGDEENVVTEKITQIRVYNGREYKAVNQVEAGELFAVIGLSMTTVGDDVGILKERMVYEMVPTLKSKIIFEPTVHVKEALTYFKMLNAEDPSLNVIWEESLQEIQLHVMGKIQLEVLEQIVKERFSLNVKFEQPEILYKETIGTEVVGYGHFEPLGHYAEVHIQLRPGERNSGIRFKNACHADDLSVGNQNLIRHHLFEREHHGLLTGSPLTDVIVTLLTGRAHNKHTSGGDFREATYRALRQGLEQADNRLLEPYYYFKIKVELDQMGRVLSDIQQAHGSFDPPQTDGNKTILTGTVPVATFMDYNSKLSSFTQGKGSLSLTFAGYDVCHNEQEVINRIGYNKGADAEYISSSIFCSKGQGYTVSWEEAEGMMHGK
- a CDS encoding DUF4179 domain-containing protein, producing the protein MNSIEQQLVDEKQRMDSLKAPEELEMRLRNALNTATPKRTKRITPMWKVVAIAIIFMVIVGNNYNAFAYYGKKLLGFDEIINGTLKELNEAGMGQIVDETTTLANGTMLTINGLMSDVNQLIMYYTLSNPDGVEEDSDIEHFRPSNISGFLTNSFMESGTSIVNEDHTEIKGTMFFEPVSPFAKNLTLHFWQEIENNQMKEDVITFDYHPDEAMQTGIKKTIKDTFKVDRGSIRFHSITATPTMTVVKGSLNVENFDRVNGGELYGIELIANGTPIEILGSSASSSLSGKKFDIRYDTLPEQLDTLELVMKEFVGYKKLEEKLSLASVGDKPFSIDDTRKLWVKDVYTTSQGVEITIVTDEDVMLDGVSIQTENKNTVLNTTRNQIYTKQEDGRQLKERTLLFDTMIEPEYLLVEGMHYMKTYNQIIEIPVD
- a CDS encoding RNA polymerase sigma factor, encoding MAGENGISQSESSDPYRSRDQQMDIQTLLLNINQDQREAIQLKYLHDLDNQTIADTTDVSIGTVKSRIFQGLKKLRDLERGDVDE
- a CDS encoding RNA polymerase sigma factor, with product MNVVRSVKRAKKGDKEALLQLIMAEKEAYYKLAFTYMGNEHDAMDAMEDMIVRLYDKIEQLKKEESFYSWSKTILVNCCKSLLRKQKKLVLIEN
- a CDS encoding oxidoreductase — translated: MSSHKIWFVTGASKGMGLILVRKLLEQGYKVAATSRSKADLVKAVGSHDRFLAINLDLTDEKDVQQAISATIEYFGGLDVVVNNAGYGQIGFIEEVSDELVRKNFETNVFGTLNVVRQALPQLRKQRSGHIINFSSVGGFYGFAGGGIYGATKFAVDGMSEALSQEVQPFGIHVTAIKPGYFRTNFLSEGSISGTTTNLIDDYKAMRDEQEAFLRDFDKNQPGDPEKAMDILIKVTESENPPVHLFLGQDAYDVANNKITSLQKSLTEWEVLGTSTDFM
- a CDS encoding MerR family transcriptional regulator; its protein translation is MSYTVKDISTKTGVTAHTLRFYEKQGVLPYAERTKNGIRMYDESSIEWIETILALRSTGIPLADLKHYVDLYKEGDSTLQQRKEIMNNHKVKVEEQILQLIKTLGRINYKMALYDVQLEELERSNCTL
- a CDS encoding amidohydrolase family protein, coding for MPIIDIHIHLSDIDSFHQTARDLSKVDYTAAGLKAEFDKNDVVLGIGMGVTEQSKGAFPDSTSPNPMHLDLEDSVPPFLMECVGINPNMLTGKHTQEELDRIETRLQAPEVAGIKLYAGYYHHYVYDKIYTPIYELAAKYGMPVVIHTGDTYSMNGLLKYSHPLTVDELAYQQRGVNFMICHLGDPWVMDAAEVVAKNPNVYADLSGLVVGDRPHFERFMDEPLYMDHFRRALVYSDHYEKMLFGTDWPLAPIDLYAEFVRRLVPEQHHEKVFYENAFGLFPRIQQRVAAL